From the Peromyscus leucopus breed LL Stock chromosome 8b, UCI_PerLeu_2.1, whole genome shotgun sequence genome, one window contains:
- the Appbp2 gene encoding amyloid protein-binding protein 2, whose amino-acid sequence MAAVELEWIPETLYNTAISAVVDNYIRSRRDIRSLPENIQFDVYYKLYQQGRLCQLGSEFCELEVFAKVLRALDKRHLLHHCFQALMDHGVKVASVLAYSFSRRCSYIAESDAAVKEKAIQVGFVLGGFLSDAGWYSDAEKVFLSCLQLCALHDEMLHWFRAVECCVRLLHVRNGNCKYHLGEETFKLAQTYMDKLSKHGQQANRAALYGELCALLFAKSHYDEAYKWCVEAMKEITAGLPVKVVVDVLRQASKACVVKREFKKAEQLIKHAVYLARDHFGSKHPKYSDTLLDYGFYLLNVDNICQSVAIYQAALDIRQSVFGGKNIHVATAHEDLAYSSYVHQYSSGKFDNALFHAERAIGIITHILPEDHLLLASSKRVKALILEEIAIDCHNKETEQRLLQEAHDLHLSSLQLAKKAFGEFNVQTAKHYGNLGRLYQSMRKFKEAEEMHIKAIQIKEQLLGQEDYEVALSVGHLASLYNYDMNQYENAEKLYLRSIAIGKKLFGEGYSGLEYDYRGLIKLYNSIGNYEKVFEYHNVLSNWNRLRDRQYSVTDALEDVNSSPQSTEEVVQSFLMSQNAEGPSC is encoded by the exons cTTTACCAGCAGGGACGCTTATGTCAACTGGGCAGCGAATTCTGTGAATTGGAAGTTTTTGCTAAAGTTTTGAGAGCATTGGATAAAAg acatttgctTCATCATTGTTTTCAGGCTTTGATGGATCATGGTGTTAAAGTTGCTTCTGTCCTGGCCTATTCATTCAGTAGACGGTGCTCTTACATAGCAGAATCAGATGCTGCAGTAAAGGAGAAGGCCATCCAGGTTGGCTTTGTTCTAG GTGGCTTTCTCTCCGACGCTGGCTGGTACAGTGATGCTGAGAAggttttcctgtcctgtcttcagTTGTGTGCTCTACACGATGAGATGCTTCACTGGTTTCGAGCAGTGGAGTGTTGTGTGAG gtTGCTTCATGTGCGAAATGGAAATTGCAAATATCATTTAGGTGAAGAAACATTTAAGTTAGCTCAGACATACATGGATAAGTTATCAAAACATGGCCAGCAAGCAAACAGAGCTGCTCTCTATGGAGAACTATGTGCGCTCCTGTTTGCAAAAAGCCACTATGATGAG GCATATAAGTGGTGTGTGGAGGCAATGAAGGAGATCACGGCAGGCTTACCAGTCAAAGTGGTGGTGGATGTCTTAAGGCAAGCTTCGAAG GCGTGTGTAGTAAAACGTGAATTTAAGAAGGCAGAACAGTTAATTAAACATGCAGTGTATTTGGCACG agATCATTTTGGATCCAAACACCCAAAATATTCTGACACACTGCTAGATTATGGGTTCTACTTACTCAATGTAGACAATATCTGTCAGTCTGTTGCAATTTATCAG GCAGCCCTCGACATTCGACAGTCAGTGTTTGGAGGCAAAAATATTCATGTAGCAACAGCTCATGAAGATCTGGCTTACTCTTCCTACGTTCACCAGTACAGCTCTGGGAAATTTGACAATGCACT ATTTCATGCAGAAAGAGCCATTGGTATCATTACCCACATCCTACCTGAAGATCATCTTCTATTGGCCTCTTCAAAGAGGGTGAAAG CACTTATTTTGGAGGAGATTGCGATCGACTGTCACAACAAAGAGACGGAGCAGCGGCTGCTTCAAGAAGCACATGACTTGCACCTGTCCTCACTCCAGCTGGCCAAGAAAGCCTTCGGAGAGTTTAATGTCCAGACCGCAAAACACTACGGCAACCTTGGGAGACTCTATCAGTCAATGAGAAAATTTAAG GAAGCTGAAGAAATGCACATAAAAGCCATTCAGATTAAAGAGCAGCTTCTTGGTCAAGAAGATTATGAAGTAGCCCTTTCAGTGGGACATCTGGcatctttatataattatgaCATGAATCAATATGAAAATGCTGAGAAATTATATTTGCGATCTATAGCAATTG GGAAGAAACTGTTTGGTGAAGGCTACAGTGGACTAGAATATGATTACCGAGGCCTCATTAAACTGTACAACTCCATTGGAAATTATGAAAAAGTATTTGAGTATCACAATGTTCTGTCTAACTGGAACCGATTGCGAGATCGACAGTATTCAGTAACCGATGCCCTTGAAGATGTCAACAGCAGCCCCCAGTCCACCGAAGAAGTGGTGCAGTCCTTCCTCATGTCTCAGAATGCTGAGGGACCAAGCTGCTGA